In one window of Bradyrhizobium sp. AZCC 1721 DNA:
- a CDS encoding VOC family protein: MFSHVMIGTNDLDKAKAFYDALLGTLGVRPARVDGHRIFYITKTGIFSVTKPINGQPATPANGGTIGFAADSPEQADAWHAAGIANGGTTCENPPGIREGSAGKLYLAYLRDLDGNKICAMHRMPA, translated from the coding sequence ATGTTTTCGCATGTGATGATCGGCACCAACGACCTCGACAAAGCCAAGGCGTTCTATGACGCATTGCTCGGCACGCTCGGTGTGCGGCCGGCGCGGGTCGACGGCCACCGCATTTTCTACATCACCAAGACCGGAATATTCTCGGTGACCAAGCCGATCAACGGCCAGCCCGCGACGCCCGCCAATGGCGGCACCATCGGTTTTGCGGCCGACTCGCCCGAACAGGCCGACGCATGGCACGCGGCCGGCATCGCCAATGGCGGAACGACTTGCGAAAATCCGCCGGGCATCCGCGAGGGCAGCGCGGGCAAACTCTATCTCGCTTATTTGCGCGATCTCGACGGCAACAAGATCTGCGCGATGCACCGGATGCCGGCGTAA
- a CDS encoding acyl-CoA dehydrogenase family protein, with protein sequence MDFNLPADLTAYLDELDRFIAREIKPLEEADDNIRFFDHRREWARTDFENGGLPRHEWEALLRKAKNLADAAGHLRFAIPKRYGGKDGSNLWMAVIREHFASKGLGLHNDLQNEHSIVGNLPLVTMLDRYGTDEQKAMIEGSITGKYRITFGLTEPDHGSDATHMETRAVQATRDDVKGWIINGQKMWTTGMHVATHCALFARTSGNDGDARGITCFLVPAKSKGVKVEEYMWTFNMPTDHPRVSFTDVFVPEDALFGEIGRGLSLAQCFVHENRIRQAASSLGAAVYCINESVKYARERKPFGKALAENQAIQWPLVELATQAEMLRLLIRKTAWEMDQLTQAQVEHTLSDRVSMCNYWANRLCCEAADRAMQVHGGMGYSRHKPFEHIYRHHRRYRITEGSEEIQKRKVAGFLFGYMGAGKH encoded by the coding sequence TTGGATTTCAACCTGCCTGCCGACCTCACGGCCTATCTCGACGAACTCGATCGCTTCATCGCGCGCGAGATCAAGCCGCTGGAGGAAGCCGACGACAACATCCGCTTCTTCGATCATCGTCGCGAATGGGCGCGTACCGATTTCGAAAACGGCGGCTTGCCTCGGCATGAATGGGAAGCGCTGCTGCGCAAGGCCAAGAACCTCGCCGACGCCGCCGGCCATTTGCGGTTCGCGATCCCGAAGCGCTATGGCGGCAAGGACGGGTCCAACCTCTGGATGGCCGTCATCCGCGAGCATTTCGCCTCAAAGGGCCTTGGTCTGCACAATGATCTGCAGAACGAGCATTCGATCGTCGGCAACCTGCCGCTCGTGACCATGCTCGACCGCTACGGCACTGACGAGCAGAAGGCGATGATCGAAGGCTCGATCACCGGAAAATACCGCATCACCTTCGGCCTCACCGAGCCTGATCACGGTTCCGACGCGACGCATATGGAAACCAGGGCGGTGCAGGCGACGCGTGACGACGTCAAGGGCTGGATCATCAACGGCCAGAAGATGTGGACGACCGGCATGCATGTCGCGACCCATTGTGCGCTGTTCGCCCGGACATCAGGCAATGACGGCGACGCGCGCGGCATCACGTGCTTCCTGGTGCCGGCCAAGAGCAAGGGCGTGAAGGTCGAGGAGTATATGTGGACCTTCAACATGCCAACGGACCATCCGCGCGTCAGCTTCACGGATGTGTTTGTCCCTGAGGATGCACTGTTCGGCGAGATCGGCCGCGGACTTTCGCTGGCGCAATGTTTTGTGCACGAGAACCGGATCCGGCAGGCGGCGAGCTCGCTGGGCGCGGCTGTCTACTGCATCAATGAGAGCGTCAAATATGCGCGCGAGCGAAAGCCGTTCGGTAAGGCGTTGGCCGAAAACCAGGCGATCCAATGGCCGCTGGTGGAGCTGGCGACGCAGGCCGAAATGCTCAGGTTATTGATCCGCAAGACCGCGTGGGAGATGGACCAGCTCACACAGGCGCAGGTCGAGCACACCCTGTCCGATCGCGTGTCGATGTGCAACTACTGGGCAAACCGCCTGTGCTGCGAGGCCGCCGACCGCGCGATGCAGGTACATGGCGGCATGGGCTATTCGCGCCACAAGCCATTCGAACACATCTACCGCCACCACCGCCGCTACCGCATCACCGAAGGCAGCGAGGAAATCCAGAAGCGCAAGGTGGCGGGATTCCTGTTCGGCTATATGGGGGCGGGGAAGCACTGA
- a CDS encoding flavin reductase family protein translates to MQYAPSDLKPRERYKVLTSFVLPRPIAWVTTIGSAGVVNAAPFSFFNVFCEDPPLCMFAANLRPDGRVKDTVINIRRTAEFVVNMTDEPLARAMHESSGDFPPEVGEPDYLDLKLAPSTKIAVPRLADAPFAMECKTWKEIDVNGDRLLVMGEGIHFHIRDELWDHAAMRVHMERYHPIGRMFADRYCRTDDRVVFPPAEGAKTAV, encoded by the coding sequence ATGCAATACGCCCCCAGCGACCTCAAACCCCGCGAGCGCTACAAGGTGCTCACCTCCTTCGTGCTGCCGCGGCCGATCGCCTGGGTGACGACGATCGGTTCGGCCGGCGTGGTCAACGCGGCGCCGTTCAGCTTCTTCAACGTGTTCTGCGAGGATCCGCCGCTCTGCATGTTTGCCGCCAATCTGCGGCCCGACGGCCGCGTCAAGGATACCGTAATCAACATCCGCCGAACGGCCGAGTTCGTCGTCAACATGACCGACGAGCCGTTGGCGCGGGCAATGCATGAAAGCAGCGGCGACTTTCCGCCCGAGGTCGGCGAGCCGGACTATCTCGATCTCAAACTGGCGCCCTCGACCAAAATCGCCGTACCGCGGCTGGCCGATGCGCCGTTTGCGATGGAGTGCAAGACCTGGAAGGAGATCGACGTCAACGGCGACCGGCTGTTGGTGATGGGCGAAGGCATCCACTTCCACATCCGCGACGAATTGTGGGACCACGCCGCGATGCGCGTGCATATGGAGCGCTATCACCCGATCGGCCGCATGTTCGCGGATCGTTACTGCCGGACCGACGACCGCGTGGTGTTTCCGCCGGCGGAAGGGGCGAAGACAGCGGTCTAA
- a CDS encoding enoyl-CoA hydratase/isomerase, translating into MQFKHVTLDFDGAVAVLKLDHQEVMNAVSMDMLGGLGEALDAIEEKREEVRCLVLTGAGRAFCTGANLQGRNNQKPGKSNAGQSLEIGFHPFLRRLRRLHCPIVTAVNGPAAGAGMSFALMGDMILCARSSYFLQAFRRIGLVPDCGSTWLLPRLIGKARSVELSLMGERLPAEKALEWGLVNRVHDDADLMEEAMKLAHELANGPTIALSLIRKLYWDSPENSFEEQLNLEFESQRIAGAADDFKEGVAAFLEKRPAKFKGK; encoded by the coding sequence ATGCAGTTCAAGCACGTCACGCTCGATTTCGATGGCGCGGTCGCCGTTCTCAAGCTCGACCATCAGGAGGTCATGAACGCGGTCTCGATGGACATGCTGGGTGGGCTTGGCGAAGCGCTCGACGCGATCGAGGAGAAGCGAGAGGAGGTGCGCTGCCTCGTGCTGACCGGCGCCGGACGCGCCTTCTGCACCGGCGCCAATCTGCAGGGCCGCAACAACCAGAAGCCCGGCAAGAGCAATGCCGGTCAATCGCTGGAAATCGGCTTTCACCCGTTCCTGCGGCGGCTGCGCCGGCTGCATTGCCCGATCGTCACGGCCGTCAACGGTCCCGCTGCGGGCGCCGGCATGAGCTTTGCGCTGATGGGCGACATGATCCTCTGCGCCCGCTCGTCCTATTTCCTGCAGGCGTTCCGCCGCATCGGCCTGGTGCCGGACTGCGGCTCGACCTGGCTGTTGCCGCGCTTGATCGGCAAGGCGCGCTCGGTGGAATTGTCGCTGATGGGCGAACGGTTGCCGGCAGAGAAGGCGCTGGAATGGGGCCTCGTCAACCGCGTCCATGACGATGCTGACTTGATGGAGGAGGCGATGAAGCTCGCGCATGAGCTCGCCAATGGCCCGACCATCGCGCTGTCGCTGATCCGAAAGCTCTACTGGGACAGCCCGGAAAATTCCTTCGAGGAACAGCTCAACCTCGAATTCGAATCGCAACGCATCGCCGGCGCGGCTGATGATTTCAAGGAAGGCGTTGCTGCCTTCCTCGAAAAGCGCCCCGCCAAGTTCAAAGGCAAATGA
- a CDS encoding DUF6285 domain-containing protein, producing MQDEPTPTELIKAVADFLRNEIAPTVKGHNAFKLRVGINALDLVTRQLALEQGSDAAEVARLKQLLGMDGALIDLNRALCEKIANGEVDLQTPGLAEHLWQTTMDKLAVDQPNYASYKRELGKS from the coding sequence ATGCAAGACGAACCGACCCCCACCGAACTGATCAAGGCGGTCGCGGATTTCCTCCGCAACGAGATTGCGCCCACCGTCAAGGGCCACAACGCCTTCAAGCTCCGCGTCGGCATCAACGCGCTCGACCTGGTGACGCGGCAATTGGCCCTGGAGCAGGGCAGCGATGCCGCCGAAGTCGCGCGGTTGAAGCAGTTGCTCGGCATGGATGGCGCGTTGATAGATCTCAATCGGGCGCTCTGCGAGAAGATCGCGAACGGAGAGGTCGATCTGCAGACACCGGGATTGGCAGAACATCTCTGGCAGACCACGATGGACAAGCTGGCCGTCGATCAACCGAACTATGCGTCGTACAAGCGCGAACTCGGAAAATCGTAG
- a CDS encoding SDR family NAD(P)-dependent oxidoreductase, whose protein sequence is MSIFDLTGRTAVITGGNGGIGLGIAQALNAQGCNVSIWGRNGDKNKSAAETMSAGPGKVHTQICDVTDPASVKTAMKATLDAFGRVDGCFANAGIGGGGRRAFIDRTEEEWRKMFATNLDGVFHVFQAAARHMTERAEAGDKFGRLVATSSLASLFGTARNEHYAGTKAALNALCRALAVELARYGVTANAILPGWIKSDMTSGLMANDKFVANVMPRIPVRRFGEPADFGGIAVYIMSQASSYHTADCFVIDGGYTAF, encoded by the coding sequence ATGAGCATCTTTGACCTCACCGGCCGCACGGCGGTCATCACCGGTGGCAATGGCGGCATCGGCCTCGGCATTGCGCAGGCGCTGAACGCCCAAGGCTGCAACGTCTCGATCTGGGGCCGCAATGGCGACAAGAACAAGAGCGCGGCGGAAACCATGTCGGCCGGGCCCGGCAAGGTCCATACGCAGATCTGCGACGTCACCGACCCCGCCTCCGTCAAGACCGCGATGAAGGCGACGCTCGATGCGTTCGGCCGCGTCGACGGCTGCTTTGCCAATGCCGGCATCGGCGGCGGCGGACGGCGCGCCTTTATCGACCGCACAGAGGAGGAATGGCGAAAAATGTTCGCGACCAATCTCGACGGCGTCTTCCACGTGTTTCAGGCCGCCGCCCGCCACATGACCGAACGTGCGGAAGCCGGCGACAAATTCGGCCGGCTAGTTGCGACCTCGAGCCTGGCGTCCTTGTTCGGCACCGCGCGCAACGAGCACTACGCCGGCACCAAGGCGGCGCTGAACGCGCTGTGCCGCGCGCTCGCGGTCGAGCTGGCGCGCTACGGCGTCACCGCGAACGCGATCCTGCCCGGCTGGATCAAGAGCGACATGACGTCAGGGCTGATGGCCAACGACAAATTCGTCGCCAACGTAATGCCGCGCATTCCAGTGCGCCGCTTCGGCGAGCCCGCGGATTTCGGCGGCATCGCGGTGTACATCATGAGCCAGGCGTCGTCGTATCATACCGCGGATTGCTTTGTGATCGATGGCGGGTACACGGCGTTTTGA
- the yghU gene encoding glutathione-dependent disulfide-bond oxidoreductase: MTDAPVNDPAEYVPPKVWTWNKESGGRFAAINRPIAGPTHEAELPVGRHPFQLYSLATPNGVKVTVMFEELLAAGHSGAEYDAWLVKIDGNQFGSGFVAVNPNSKIPALMDRSGPTPIRVFESGAILMHLAEKFGAFLPTSGPARAECLSWLFWQMGSAPFLGGGFGHFYAYAPTKIEYAIDRYAMEVKRQLDVLDRRLADNEYLAGSEYTIADMATWPWYGALAKGLVYGAGEFLSVHEYKNVQRWTDAIAKRPAVKRGRMVNRISGDPASQLHERHDASDFDTKTQDKIGEPAKG; this comes from the coding sequence ATGACCGACGCCCCCGTTAACGATCCCGCCGAATACGTGCCGCCGAAAGTCTGGACCTGGAACAAGGAAAGCGGCGGCCGGTTCGCCGCGATCAATCGCCCGATCGCAGGCCCTACGCATGAGGCGGAGCTGCCGGTTGGCCGCCATCCGTTCCAGCTCTACTCGCTGGCTACTCCCAACGGCGTCAAGGTCACCGTGATGTTCGAGGAGCTGCTTGCGGCTGGCCACAGCGGTGCGGAGTACGATGCCTGGCTGGTCAAGATCGACGGCAACCAGTTCGGCAGCGGCTTTGTCGCTGTTAATCCGAATTCGAAGATCCCCGCACTGATGGATCGCAGCGGACCGACGCCGATCCGGGTGTTTGAGTCCGGTGCGATCCTGATGCATCTCGCCGAAAAGTTCGGTGCGTTTTTGCCGACCAGCGGGCCGGCGCGGGCCGAATGCCTGTCGTGGCTGTTCTGGCAGATGGGCAGCGCGCCGTTTCTCGGCGGCGGCTTTGGCCATTTTTACGCCTACGCGCCGACCAAGATCGAATACGCCATCGACCGCTACGCCATGGAGGTGAAGCGCCAGCTCGACGTGCTCGATCGGCGTTTGGCCGATAACGAATATCTCGCAGGGAGCGAATACACGATCGCCGACATGGCGACCTGGCCGTGGTACGGCGCGCTGGCCAAGGGTCTGGTCTACGGCGCCGGCGAATTCCTCTCGGTGCACGAATACAAGAACGTGCAGCGCTGGACCGACGCGATCGCCAAGCGCCCGGCGGTGAAGCGCGGGCGCATGGTCAACCGCATCTCCGGCGATCCGGCAAGCCAGTTGCACGAGCGGCATGACGCGAGTGATTTCGATACCAAGACGCAGGACAAGATCGGCGAGCCGGCAAAGGGGTGA
- a CDS encoding acyl-CoA dehydrogenase family protein, translated as MKHAYIPRTTTYNLNPGEELNDLRMSDEVRPLYEHVKKFIRETVDPMSVEFMRLGEGKKDRWSFTPEQLAVLQKAKDKAKEEGLWNFFLPDAETGEGLKNLDYAYIAVELAKNPLASETMNCSAPDTGNMEVLERVGTKEQKEKWLKPLLAGEIRSAYAMTEPNVASSDAKNISTTAKLVGDEWVINGEKYYISGAGDPRCKIMIVMVKTNPDGPPSKQQSQILVPIHTPGVEILGPMHVFGHDHAPRGHMHLRFNNCRVPKENILLGEGRGFEISQVRLGPGRIHHCMRTIGKAEKALDLMVSRGLTREAFGKKIAHLGGNLQIIAQARCEIEAMRLMVLKAAKAMDVLGNKEARIWVSMVKAMVPERTCRIIDQAIQMHGATGISQWSPLGEMYQDVRHLRFADGPDEVHWMVVGRHELSMP; from the coding sequence ATGAAACACGCCTACATCCCGCGGACGACGACCTACAATCTCAACCCGGGCGAAGAACTCAACGATTTGCGCATGTCGGACGAGGTTCGTCCGCTGTACGAGCACGTCAAAAAATTCATCCGCGAGACCGTCGATCCGATGTCGGTCGAGTTCATGCGGCTCGGCGAGGGCAAGAAGGACCGCTGGAGCTTTACGCCGGAGCAACTGGCGGTGCTGCAGAAGGCCAAGGACAAGGCCAAGGAAGAAGGCCTGTGGAATTTCTTTCTGCCTGATGCCGAGACCGGCGAAGGCCTGAAGAATCTCGACTACGCCTATATCGCGGTTGAACTGGCGAAGAATCCGCTGGCGTCGGAGACCATGAACTGCTCGGCGCCCGACACCGGCAACATGGAAGTGCTGGAGCGCGTCGGCACCAAGGAGCAGAAGGAGAAGTGGCTGAAGCCGCTGCTGGCAGGCGAAATCCGCTCGGCCTACGCGATGACCGAACCCAACGTTGCCTCCTCCGACGCCAAGAATATTTCCACCACGGCAAAACTCGTCGGCGACGAATGGGTAATCAACGGCGAGAAGTATTACATCTCCGGCGCCGGCGATCCGCGCTGCAAGATCATGATCGTGATGGTGAAGACCAATCCCGATGGGCCGCCAAGCAAGCAGCAGTCGCAGATCCTGGTGCCGATCCACACCCCCGGCGTCGAGATTTTGGGCCCGATGCACGTGTTCGGCCACGACCACGCGCCGCGCGGCCACATGCATCTGCGCTTCAACAATTGCCGGGTACCGAAGGAGAACATCTTGCTCGGCGAAGGCCGCGGCTTTGAAATCTCGCAGGTCCGCCTCGGGCCCGGGCGCATCCATCACTGCATGCGCACGATCGGCAAGGCGGAAAAGGCGCTCGACCTGATGGTTTCGCGCGGGCTCACCCGCGAAGCCTTCGGCAAGAAGATCGCCCATCTCGGCGGAAACTTGCAGATCATTGCCCAGGCGCGCTGCGAAATCGAGGCGATGCGCCTGATGGTGCTGAAAGCCGCCAAGGCGATGGACGTGCTCGGCAACAAGGAGGCGCGGATCTGGGTCAGCATGGTCAAGGCCATGGTGCCGGAGCGCACCTGCAGGATCATCGACCAGGCGATCCAGATGCACGGCGCGACCGGCATTTCGCAGTGGAGCCCGCTCGGCGAGATGTACCAGGACGTCCGCCACCTCCGCTTCGCCGACGGTCCGGACGAGGTGCACTGGATGGTGGTCGGAAGGCATGAACTGAGCATGCCGTAG
- a CDS encoding enoyl-CoA hydratase-related protein, translating into MDLKFSKVTRKGPITIITLSRPEVYNALHIDAHFELNKVFDDFSADPAQWVAIVTGAGDKAFCAGNDLKWQAAGGKRGWDKGGFAGLTSRFDCDKPIIAAVNGVAMGGGFEIALACDLIIASENATFALPEPRVGLAALAGGVHRLPRQIGLKRAMGMILTARHVSAKEGLELGFVNEVVPAGEALAAAERWAETICKNSPMSIRASKQAIQRGLEVSLEQAIAEQREYPAVKAMAASQDYIEGPKAFAEKRPPKWLGR; encoded by the coding sequence ATGGACCTGAAATTCTCCAAGGTGACACGCAAGGGGCCGATCACGATCATCACGCTGTCGCGGCCGGAAGTGTACAATGCGCTGCATATCGACGCGCATTTCGAGCTCAACAAGGTGTTCGACGATTTTTCCGCGGACCCTGCGCAATGGGTCGCGATCGTCACCGGCGCCGGCGACAAGGCGTTCTGCGCCGGCAACGACCTGAAATGGCAGGCGGCCGGCGGAAAGCGCGGCTGGGACAAGGGCGGTTTCGCCGGCCTCACCTCGCGCTTTGACTGCGACAAGCCGATCATCGCCGCGGTCAACGGCGTCGCAATGGGCGGCGGCTTCGAGATCGCGCTGGCCTGCGACCTCATCATTGCCTCGGAGAATGCGACCTTCGCGCTGCCCGAACCGCGCGTCGGCCTCGCCGCGCTTGCCGGCGGCGTGCACCGGCTGCCACGACAGATCGGGCTGAAGCGCGCCATGGGCATGATCCTCACCGCGCGCCACGTCTCGGCCAAGGAGGGACTCGAGCTCGGCTTCGTCAACGAGGTGGTTCCGGCCGGTGAAGCACTCGCCGCGGCGGAGCGCTGGGCGGAGACGATCTGCAAGAACTCGCCGATGTCGATCCGTGCCTCCAAGCAGGCCATTCAGCGCGGCCTCGAAGTGTCGCTGGAACAGGCGATCGCCGAGCAGCGCGAGTATCCGGCCGTGAAGGCGATGGCGGCCTCACAGGATTACATCGAAGGACCGAAGGCGTTTGCCGAGAAGCGTCCGCCGAAATGGCTGGGGCGGTGA
- a CDS encoding phosphotransferase family protein — protein MIEDQLARCVVSWYPGATGVTGAAKLSGGASQETWTFDIVHPGGNVGAILRRAPPGYGASPGRAAGLDAEATLMQLAHDAGLPSPRVMHVLKPADELGRGFIMQRIEGETIARKILRDEQFAKARPILARQLGRVIAGIHGLPSAKLPKLREMSATKEIADLEREYRSFDWPRPVFELALRWLRERDPGPSQQVTLVHGDFRHGNLIIGADGVRAVLDWELAHVGDPMEDLGWICVNSWRFGEIDKPVGGFGTREQLFAGYEEAGRTVDPDRVMFWEVMGTLRWGIMCCGMMQRFRQGPDHSMERAMIGRRSSETEIDLLRLLAPRGK, from the coding sequence ATGATCGAGGACCAACTCGCACGCTGCGTCGTCTCCTGGTATCCAGGGGCGACCGGCGTGACCGGGGCCGCAAAACTTTCCGGCGGCGCCAGCCAGGAGACCTGGACATTCGATATCGTGCATCCGGGCGGCAATGTTGGCGCCATCCTGCGCCGCGCGCCGCCGGGCTATGGCGCGTCGCCGGGGCGGGCCGCCGGCCTCGATGCCGAGGCGACACTGATGCAATTGGCACATGACGCCGGCCTGCCTTCACCGCGCGTGATGCATGTGCTGAAGCCGGCGGACGAACTCGGCCGCGGCTTCATCATGCAGCGGATCGAGGGCGAGACCATCGCGCGGAAGATTCTGCGCGATGAGCAGTTCGCCAAGGCGCGGCCGATCCTGGCGCGGCAGTTGGGTCGCGTGATCGCCGGCATTCACGGCTTGCCGTCGGCGAAACTGCCGAAGTTGCGCGAGATGAGCGCGACCAAGGAGATCGCCGACCTCGAGCGGGAATACCGCAGCTTCGACTGGCCGCGGCCGGTGTTCGAACTCGCCCTGCGCTGGCTGCGTGAGCGCGATCCCGGACCGTCGCAGCAGGTGACGCTGGTGCATGGCGATTTTCGCCACGGCAACCTCATCATCGGCGCCGATGGCGTCCGTGCGGTGCTGGACTGGGAACTCGCGCATGTCGGCGATCCGATGGAAGACCTCGGCTGGATCTGCGTCAACTCCTGGCGCTTCGGCGAGATCGACAAGCCGGTCGGTGGCTTTGGGACGCGCGAGCAATTGTTCGCCGGATACGAGGAAGCCGGCCGCACGGTCGATCCTGATCGTGTGATGTTCTGGGAAGTGATGGGCACGCTGCGCTGGGGCATCATGTGCTGCGGCATGATGCAGCGTTTCCGGCAAGGCCCCGACCATTCGATGGAACGCGCCATGATCGGTCGGCGTTCCTCGGAGACGGAGATCGATCTGCTACGGCTACTCGCGCCGCGAGGAAAGTAG
- a CDS encoding alpha/beta fold hydrolase — protein MSFFEKGPVRIHYEEAGSGFPLLLIAGGGLNSNISGITGDYPPFNAIKEFGNEYRCIAYDLRNAPPGQSSGPLEIDRPWDSYTDDQLALMDHLGFDKFMVLGFCIGGPLIWNLIKRAPDRVVAGVLAMPSGSRPEMRDLFYNNNMTGWAPELTKRRDDITMEQAEKFLTRMYRTDPDFVFTVTRDFVRSCQTPVLILPDDIPAHPYAVAMESALLAPNAEVSLFPWKEPKERVPLAVRQIRSFLRAHRPN, from the coding sequence ATGAGCTTCTTCGAAAAAGGTCCGGTTCGCATCCACTACGAGGAAGCCGGCTCCGGCTTTCCGCTGCTATTGATCGCCGGCGGCGGATTGAATTCTAACATCTCCGGCATTACCGGCGACTATCCGCCCTTCAATGCCATCAAGGAGTTCGGCAACGAATATCGTTGTATCGCCTACGACCTGCGCAACGCGCCACCCGGTCAGTCGTCAGGCCCGCTTGAGATCGACCGTCCCTGGGATTCCTACACCGACGACCAGCTCGCGCTGATGGATCATCTGGGATTCGACAAATTCATGGTGCTGGGCTTCTGCATCGGCGGTCCCTTGATCTGGAATCTCATCAAGCGCGCACCGGACCGCGTTGTGGCGGGCGTGCTGGCGATGCCTTCGGGCTCGCGCCCCGAGATGCGCGACCTGTTTTACAATAACAACATGACCGGCTGGGCGCCGGAACTGACAAAACGCCGGGACGACATCACGATGGAGCAGGCCGAGAAATTCCTGACCCGAATGTATCGCACCGATCCGGATTTCGTCTTCACGGTCACGCGCGATTTTGTGCGAAGCTGTCAGACGCCGGTGCTGATCCTGCCCGACGACATCCCGGCGCATCCTTATGCGGTTGCGATGGAGAGTGCGCTGTTGGCGCCGAACGCGGAAGTCAGCCTGTTTCCGTGGAAGGAGCCGAAAGAGCGGGTGCCGCTCGCGGTGCGGCAGATCCGGTCATTCCTGCGCGCGCATAGGCCAAATTAG
- a CDS encoding amidohydrolase — MKRSAISLAASAALFATITLPAHAELDVATLQKAIEASLASDYPKLDALYKEIHAHPELAFQEVKTAARLAAEMRALGFDVTENVGKTGLVAIYKNGDGPTIMVRTELDALPMEEKTGLDYASRDKANWNGREVFVAHSCGHDIHMASWVGTAKTLLGLKEHWRGTLMFIAQPAEEIVAGAKAMLADGLFTRFPKPDIALALHAGPFSHGTGFYRTGVGSSAADGLDITFHGRGGHGSAPHTTVDPVGIAARFIVEVQSVISREKDPTEFGVVSIGAIHGGTAPNIIPDSVRLSGTIRSYKPEVRAKLHAGIERTAKAAAAMSDAPAPDIKIVEGTKPVMNDPDVVAATADVLKAAFGDKFKISPPGTASEDFSEFAGAGVPSMMFNIGVYDQERIVSARNGGPPIPSNHSPLFAPVPRPTIETGVTAMTLAVLSAFDRHARRK, encoded by the coding sequence ATGAAGCGATCTGCCATCTCATTGGCGGCGTCCGCCGCGCTATTCGCAACCATCACGCTGCCCGCCCACGCCGAGCTCGATGTCGCCACCCTGCAGAAGGCGATCGAAGCCTCGCTCGCAAGCGACTATCCGAAGCTCGACGCGCTCTACAAGGAAATCCACGCCCATCCTGAGCTTGCGTTTCAGGAGGTAAAAACCGCCGCGAGGCTCGCCGCGGAAATGCGCGCGCTCGGCTTCGACGTCACCGAGAATGTCGGCAAGACCGGACTGGTCGCCATCTACAAAAATGGCGACGGCCCCACCATCATGGTGCGCACCGAGCTCGATGCGCTGCCGATGGAGGAGAAGACCGGCCTCGACTATGCGAGCCGCGACAAGGCCAACTGGAACGGGCGGGAGGTATTCGTCGCCCATAGCTGCGGCCACGATATCCACATGGCGAGCTGGGTCGGGACGGCGAAGACGCTGCTTGGCCTGAAAGAGCATTGGCGCGGCACGCTGATGTTCATCGCCCAACCGGCGGAAGAAATCGTGGCGGGCGCCAAGGCCATGCTGGCGGATGGCCTGTTCACGCGCTTCCCCAAACCCGATATCGCCCTCGCCCTGCATGCCGGTCCGTTCTCTCATGGCACGGGCTTCTATCGCACAGGAGTAGGCTCGTCCGCCGCCGACGGCCTCGATATAACATTCCACGGCCGCGGCGGTCACGGTTCGGCACCGCACACGACCGTCGACCCTGTCGGGATAGCGGCGCGCTTCATTGTCGAAGTGCAAAGCGTGATCAGCCGTGAAAAAGACCCGACTGAATTCGGTGTCGTGAGTATCGGCGCCATTCACGGTGGCACCGCTCCAAATATCATCCCCGACTCGGTGCGGCTCTCCGGCACCATTCGCTCCTACAAGCCCGAGGTTCGCGCCAAACTACATGCCGGGATCGAACGAACGGCAAAGGCGGCCGCGGCGATGTCGGACGCTCCCGCTCCCGACATCAAGATCGTCGAGGGTACCAAGCCCGTCATGAACGATCCGGATGTGGTCGCGGCCACCGCAGACGTGCTGAAGGCGGCATTCGGCGATAAGTTCAAGATTTCGCCGCCGGGAACCGCCAGCGAGGATTTCTCCGAATTCGCCGGCGCGGGCGTACCGTCGATGATGTTCAACATCGGCGTCTATGACCAGGAACGTATCGTCTCGGCACGCAACGGTGGCCCGCCGATACCGTCCAATCATTCGCCGCTGTTCGCGCCGGTGCCGAGGCCGACCATCGAAACCGGCGTCACCGCGATGACGCTCGCCGTGCTGAGCGCGTTCGATCGGCACGCCAGGCGCAAATGA